A section of the Kribbella sp. HUAS MG21 genome encodes:
- a CDS encoding ABC transporter permease: MSTQSPARVNPVARALSDAGVLAWRSLKRIPRTPDMLIYATIQPIMFVLLFAYVFGNAIPIPGFPGARAYREFLMSGIFAQTMAFAVASASVGLADDMSKGLIDRFRSLPMARSGVIAGRVVGDLVFNAFVMLVMVLCGFIVGWRWHNGFGQALAAFAILLLFAFAMLWVGALIGLSVGGPEVAASAGLIWLFPLTFLSNAFVPTPNLPSGLQPVAEWNPISSIVAACRHLFGNPSPFASPDGFPAQHPVWLSLIWCAVIIAVFAPLAVRKYRSATTH; this comes from the coding sequence GTGAGTACGCAGTCGCCTGCCCGGGTGAATCCGGTCGCCCGGGCGTTGTCCGATGCCGGGGTGCTCGCCTGGCGGAGCCTGAAGCGGATCCCGCGGACGCCGGACATGCTGATCTACGCGACCATCCAGCCGATCATGTTCGTGCTGCTGTTCGCGTACGTGTTCGGGAACGCGATCCCGATCCCGGGGTTCCCCGGCGCGCGGGCGTACCGGGAGTTCCTGATGTCCGGGATCTTCGCGCAGACGATGGCGTTCGCGGTCGCGTCGGCGAGTGTGGGGCTCGCCGACGACATGTCGAAGGGGCTCATCGACCGCTTCCGGTCGTTGCCGATGGCAAGGTCCGGGGTGATCGCCGGCCGGGTGGTCGGCGACCTGGTGTTCAACGCGTTCGTGATGCTGGTGATGGTGCTCTGCGGGTTCATCGTCGGCTGGCGCTGGCACAACGGGTTCGGCCAGGCGCTGGCGGCGTTCGCGATCCTGCTGCTGTTCGCGTTCGCGATGCTCTGGGTCGGGGCGCTGATCGGGCTGTCGGTCGGCGGTCCCGAGGTGGCGGCCTCGGCCGGGCTGATCTGGCTGTTCCCGCTGACCTTTCTGTCGAACGCGTTCGTCCCGACGCCGAACCTGCCCAGCGGCCTGCAACCGGTCGCCGAGTGGAACCCGATCTCCTCGATCGTCGCCGCCTGCCGGCACCTGTTCGGGAACCCGTCGCCGTTCGCCAGCCCGGACGGCTTCCCCGCGCAGCACCCGGTGTGGCTGTCGCTGATCTGGTGTGCCGTGATCATCGCGGTCTTCGCGCCGCTCGCGGTCCGCAAGTACCGCAGCGCGACGACGCACTGA
- the greA gene encoding transcription elongation factor GreA gives MTQKIDEDSVVWLTQDGYDQLKSELEHLKGPARAEITQRISEARDEGDLKENGGYHAAKDEQGKIEARIRQLEDMLRRARVGETPKAGGKIEPGMKVSIKFAGDDDVETFLLGSRELLALDASVDIDVYSPQSPLGAAILGKKKGDKATYEAPNGKDVTVEIVAAEPFTG, from the coding sequence GTGACGCAGAAGATCGACGAGGACAGCGTTGTCTGGCTGACGCAGGACGGTTACGACCAGCTGAAGTCGGAGCTCGAGCACCTGAAGGGCCCTGCCCGTGCCGAGATCACCCAGCGGATCAGCGAGGCCAGGGACGAGGGCGACCTCAAGGAGAACGGCGGCTACCACGCCGCGAAGGACGAGCAGGGCAAGATCGAGGCCCGGATCCGGCAGCTGGAGGACATGCTCCGGCGGGCGCGGGTCGGCGAGACCCCGAAGGCCGGCGGCAAGATCGAGCCGGGCATGAAGGTGTCGATCAAGTTCGCCGGTGACGACGACGTCGAGACGTTCCTGCTCGGCTCCCGCGAGCTGCTCGCCCTGGACGCGTCGGTGGACATCGACGTCTACTCGCCGCAGTCTCCGCTGGGCGCCGCGATCCTCGGCAAGAAGAAGGGCGACAAGGCCACCTACGAGGCCCCGAACGGCAAGGACGTGACCGTCGAGATCGTCGCCGCGGAACCCTTCACCGGCTGA
- a CDS encoding DUF4307 domain-containing protein: protein MTDSSPSPTADLNARYGRTGRSRRPLIVAAVAVVALAGLAWLVWVAWAQSHPPVQSQLQGFEIVSPTSAKATVKVDRNESVEAVCRLQAKAADFSIVGEVSVTVPADSPRDQVVPVTLTTQRSATSVVLIGCTTADQHRPR from the coding sequence GTGACCGACTCCTCCCCGTCCCCCACCGCCGACCTGAACGCCCGGTACGGAAGGACCGGACGCTCGCGCCGGCCGCTGATCGTCGCGGCGGTGGCCGTGGTCGCGCTGGCCGGCCTCGCGTGGCTGGTCTGGGTCGCCTGGGCGCAGTCGCACCCGCCGGTGCAGTCGCAGCTGCAGGGGTTCGAGATCGTGTCGCCGACGAGCGCCAAGGCCACGGTCAAGGTCGACCGGAACGAGTCGGTGGAGGCGGTCTGCCGGTTGCAGGCCAAGGCGGCGGACTTCTCGATCGTCGGCGAGGTGAGCGTCACGGTGCCGGCCGACTCCCCGCGCGACCAGGTGGTCCCGGTGACCCTGACGACGCAACGGTCGGCGACCTCGGTCGTCCTGATCGGCTGTACGACGGCCGACCAGCACCGCCCGCGCTAG
- the mca gene encoding mycothiol conjugate amidase Mca, whose translation MSGDLRLLHVHAHPDDESSKGAASTARYVAEGVEVMVATCTGGERGSILNPKMDRPEVLANITEIRRREMDTAREILGIRQEWLGWVDSGFPEGDPLPPLPEGCFGLQKVDDAAAPLVKLIREFRPQVVTTYDENGGYPHPDHVMCHQITVAAFEAAGDKDAYPELGEPWQPLKLYYHHTFHYERMKALHDGMLARGLESPYAERLKDWKPDPENERRITTRVECAKYFEVRDRALLAHATQIDPDGAWFAVPLEVHQAAWPTEDYELARSLVDSELPEDDLFAGLR comes from the coding sequence GTGAGTGGAGATCTGCGGTTGTTGCATGTGCACGCCCACCCGGACGACGAGTCGAGCAAGGGAGCCGCGTCGACCGCGCGGTACGTGGCCGAGGGCGTGGAGGTGATGGTCGCCACGTGTACCGGCGGGGAGCGCGGATCGATCCTGAACCCGAAGATGGACCGCCCCGAGGTGCTGGCGAACATCACCGAGATCCGCCGCCGGGAGATGGACACGGCGCGCGAGATCCTCGGGATCCGGCAGGAGTGGCTGGGCTGGGTGGACTCCGGGTTCCCGGAGGGCGACCCGCTGCCGCCGCTGCCGGAGGGCTGCTTCGGCCTGCAGAAGGTCGACGACGCGGCCGCCCCGCTGGTGAAGCTGATCCGCGAGTTCCGCCCGCAGGTCGTCACGACGTACGACGAGAACGGCGGCTACCCGCACCCGGACCACGTGATGTGCCACCAGATCACGGTGGCCGCGTTCGAGGCCGCGGGGGACAAGGACGCCTACCCGGAGCTCGGCGAGCCGTGGCAGCCGCTGAAGCTGTACTACCACCACACGTTCCACTACGAGCGGATGAAGGCGCTGCACGACGGGATGCTCGCGCGCGGCCTCGAGTCGCCGTACGCCGAGCGGCTGAAGGACTGGAAGCCCGACCCGGAGAACGAGCGCCGGATCACCACCCGGGTCGAGTGCGCGAAGTACTTCGAGGTGCGGGACCGGGCGCTGCTCGCGCACGCGACCCAGATCGACCCGGACGGCGCCTGGTTCGCCGTACCGCTGGAGGTGCACCAGGCGGCCTGGCCGACCGAGGACTACGAGCTGGCGCGCAGTCTGGTCGACTCCGAGCTGCCCGAGGACGACCTGTTCGCGGGGCTCCGCTGA
- a CDS encoding CopD family protein, producing the protein MTATRAARHRMPGRLVAGGVAAAAVASAALVVAMYAADSEPSLSGGIGGPGPFVSWLSPLLRLVSTLATVGCAGALLAAVVLLRLEGGPLGVQGRRAVRDASNSAIIWAVCAFAGAVVTAALLLNTPVRLLRLRLDDALGVPEVKAFLITGILVLALAIGIRRVQTSSAAGLGVLVAIAALVPNAVTAYPRNESYVVIAGAALVIHVIAATTWIGGLAGLVRYGRASRNGLPLVMERYGQVAVISAIAVVLSGLLSAAGRLAAKGGGWGSVTDAVTADTYGALLLAKIAAFLLLVLLAAIHRAYSRNGLAEGTHPFWRIVAVELLTMSATLGLSVALSQTA; encoded by the coding sequence GTGACCGCGACCCGCGCTGCCAGGCACCGGATGCCTGGACGTCTGGTCGCGGGCGGCGTGGCGGCGGCCGCCGTCGCGTCGGCGGCGCTGGTGGTCGCGATGTACGCCGCCGACAGCGAGCCGAGCCTGTCCGGCGGGATCGGCGGGCCAGGGCCGTTCGTGTCCTGGCTGTCGCCGCTGCTCCGGTTGGTGTCCACGCTGGCCACCGTCGGGTGTGCGGGCGCGCTGCTCGCGGCCGTCGTACTGCTGCGCCTCGAAGGCGGTCCGCTCGGCGTCCAGGGGCGTCGCGCGGTCCGGGACGCGAGCAACTCGGCGATCATCTGGGCGGTGTGCGCGTTCGCCGGTGCCGTGGTGACCGCGGCGCTGCTGCTGAACACCCCGGTGCGGCTGCTTCGGTTGCGGCTGGACGACGCGCTCGGCGTCCCCGAGGTGAAGGCGTTCCTGATCACGGGCATCCTGGTGCTCGCGCTGGCGATCGGCATCCGCCGCGTGCAGACGTCGTCGGCGGCCGGGCTCGGCGTGCTGGTCGCGATCGCGGCGCTGGTCCCGAACGCGGTCACGGCGTACCCGAGGAACGAGTCGTACGTCGTCATCGCCGGCGCCGCACTGGTGATCCACGTGATCGCGGCGACCACCTGGATCGGCGGGCTCGCGGGCCTGGTCCGCTACGGGCGGGCGAGCCGCAACGGGCTGCCGCTGGTGATGGAGCGGTACGGCCAGGTCGCGGTGATCTCGGCGATCGCCGTAGTGCTCAGCGGCCTCCTGAGCGCCGCCGGCCGCCTGGCCGCGAAGGGCGGCGGCTGGGGCTCGGTCACCGACGCGGTCACCGCGGACACGTACGGCGCCCTCCTGCTCGCGAAGATCGCCGCGTTCCTGCTCCTGGTCCTCCTCGCCGCGATCCACCGCGCCTACTCGCGCAACGGCCTCGCCGAAGGCACACACCCCTTCTGGCGCATCGTCGCGGTAGAACTCCTCACGATGTCCGCCACACTCGGCCTGTCGGTAGCGCTGTCCCAGACCGCCTAG
- a CDS encoding thioredoxin domain-containing protein → MANELGRSTSPYLRQHAGNPVEWREWSEEAFAEARERDVPVFLSVGYSACHWCHVMAHESFEDAETAAYLSAHFVSVKVDREERPDVDAIYMAATVAMTGQGGWPMSVFLTPAGEPFFCGTYFPKDSRAGMASFRQVLEAITDAWQHRREQLDGIGKSVVEQLGAQQPAGRETVDLARAVQVLKTDFDPVDAGFGRAPKFPPSMVLDFLLRHHRRTGDEDALAMVAHTCDRMARGGMYDQLAGGFARYSVDGQWIVPHFEKMLYDNALLLDVYTHWWTIGADPLAKRIAEETADFLLAELRTPEGGFASALDADTEGEEGKYYVWTPEELRAATDDADWVIDLCDVTGTFEHGTSVLQLRQDPDDPERWARVRETLKQARSARTYPGRDDKVVAAWNGLAITALTRAGIVLDRPQYVEAAERAARLIRDVHLEGDRLYRTSRDGERGSADGVLEDYAAFAQGCLTLLGATGDVEWFRTAEALLGRVLAQFVADGSYFDTAADAEQLVWRPQDATDNATPSGVSLAAEAFTTLASLTGSDRYETAAQQALQASAAIAARAPRFAGRALAVAETVAGGPLEIAIAGDEGTAELRRVAFADAPWGTPVVAGALGLAVPLMEGRGLVGGQPAAYVCRKFTCRLPVTLPEHLRRELRTAG, encoded by the coding sequence ATGGCGAACGAGCTCGGGCGGTCGACCAGTCCTTATCTGCGGCAGCATGCGGGCAACCCTGTCGAGTGGCGGGAGTGGTCGGAGGAGGCGTTCGCCGAGGCGCGGGAGCGGGACGTGCCGGTGTTCCTCTCGGTCGGGTACTCCGCCTGTCACTGGTGTCACGTGATGGCGCACGAGTCGTTCGAGGACGCCGAGACCGCGGCGTACCTGAGCGCGCACTTCGTCAGCGTGAAGGTCGACCGCGAGGAGCGGCCGGACGTCGACGCGATCTACATGGCCGCGACCGTGGCGATGACCGGGCAGGGCGGCTGGCCGATGTCGGTGTTCCTGACGCCGGCGGGGGAGCCGTTCTTCTGCGGGACGTACTTCCCGAAGGACTCCCGCGCGGGGATGGCGTCGTTCCGGCAGGTGCTGGAGGCGATCACCGACGCGTGGCAGCACCGGCGCGAACAGCTCGACGGGATCGGGAAGAGCGTTGTCGAGCAGCTCGGCGCGCAGCAGCCCGCCGGCCGGGAGACGGTCGACCTCGCACGGGCCGTGCAGGTGCTGAAGACGGACTTCGACCCGGTCGACGCCGGCTTCGGGCGGGCGCCGAAGTTCCCGCCGTCCATGGTGCTCGACTTCCTGCTCCGCCATCACCGCCGGACCGGTGACGAGGACGCGCTCGCGATGGTCGCGCACACCTGCGACCGGATGGCCCGCGGCGGCATGTACGACCAGCTCGCCGGCGGCTTCGCGCGGTACTCCGTCGACGGTCAGTGGATCGTGCCGCACTTCGAGAAGATGCTGTACGACAACGCGCTGCTCCTGGACGTCTACACGCACTGGTGGACGATCGGCGCCGACCCGCTGGCGAAGCGCATCGCCGAGGAGACCGCGGACTTCCTGCTCGCCGAGCTCCGTACGCCGGAAGGCGGCTTCGCCTCCGCCCTCGACGCCGACACCGAGGGCGAGGAGGGCAAGTACTACGTCTGGACGCCCGAGGAACTGCGCGCCGCGACCGACGACGCCGACTGGGTCATCGACCTGTGCGACGTGACCGGGACCTTCGAGCACGGTACGTCGGTCCTCCAGTTGCGGCAGGACCCGGACGATCCCGAGCGGTGGGCGCGTGTCCGCGAGACGCTCAAGCAGGCCCGCAGCGCTCGCACCTACCCCGGCCGCGACGACAAGGTGGTCGCGGCGTGGAACGGGCTGGCGATCACGGCCCTGACCCGCGCGGGCATCGTGCTCGACAGGCCGCAGTACGTCGAGGCAGCCGAGCGCGCCGCGCGGCTGATCCGCGACGTGCACCTGGAGGGTGACCGGCTCTACCGGACGTCGCGGGACGGCGAGCGCGGCAGCGCGGACGGCGTACTCGAGGACTATGCGGCGTTCGCCCAGGGCTGCCTGACGTTGCTCGGGGCAACGGGAGACGTGGAGTGGTTCCGTACCGCGGAGGCTTTGCTGGGCAGGGTTCTGGCGCAGTTCGTTGCTGACGGCTCCTACTTCGACACAGCGGCGGATGCCGAGCAACTGGTGTGGCGGCCGCAGGACGCGACCGACAACGCGACGCCGTCCGGCGTGAGTCTGGCGGCGGAGGCGTTCACGACCCTCGCGAGCCTGACCGGATCGGACCGGTACGAGACCGCCGCGCAGCAGGCCCTGCAGGCATCGGCGGCGATCGCGGCCCGGGCGCCGCGGTTCGCCGGACGGGCGTTGGCCGTGGCCGAGACGGTTGCCGGCGGCCCGCTCGAGATCGCGATCGCCGGGGACGAGGGGACCGCGGAGCTCCGGCGGGTGGCCTTCGCCGACGCTCCCTGGGGTACGCCGGTCGTGGCCGGTGCGCTCGGTCTCGCGGTACCGCTGATGGAGGGCCGGGGCCTGGTCGGCGGCCAACCGGCGGCGTACGTGTGTCGGAAATTCACCTGCCGCCTCCCGGTGACGTTGCCGGAACACCTTCGCCGCGAGTTGCGCACCGCGGGCTGA